One sulfur-oxidizing endosymbiont of Gigantopelta aegis genomic region harbors:
- a CDS encoding ABC transporter permease — MKNLIKHFFDRWQLGIIFISLLFAIPVITVTSFVFQGSNDVWQHLVDTVLADYVSNSLLLMLGVSVGTLSIGITTAWLTSICEFPGRKFFQWALLLPLAVPAYIIAYTYTGMLDFSGPLQTFLRELFGWGPRDYWFPEIRSLGGAMMMLSLVLYPYVYLLTRAAFLEQSSTTLEASRSLGMGPWKSFFAIALPMARPAIITGLSLALMETLADFGTVEYFGVATFTTGIFRTWFGLGDTAAASQLASTLLVFVFILILMERFSRRQAQYHQQIGRQAHARRIKLSPKQAWLASTACAIPLILGFGLPFTQLLIWTIETADEMINSDFYALVANSLSLALVTSLLALMLALFMGYGQRLKNTPFIRLMVRIASMGYAIPGTVIAIGVVIPFAWLDNTVDDWSRSQFDFSTGLIFSGTLFALVFSYLVRFLAVSVGSVESSLGKIKPSMDDAARSMGFTPFQVLKKVHIPIMRTTLLTAILLVFVDVLKELPATLLLRPFNFNTLAVHAYELAADERLADASSAAIMIVMTGIIPVILLSLAITKNQ; from the coding sequence TTGAAAAACTTAATCAAGCACTTCTTTGATCGTTGGCAACTCGGGATAATTTTTATTAGCCTGCTATTTGCTATCCCCGTTATCACCGTCACCAGTTTTGTCTTTCAGGGCAGCAATGATGTCTGGCAACACCTAGTTGATACGGTACTGGCTGATTATGTCAGTAATTCATTATTATTAATGCTCGGCGTCAGTGTTGGCACCTTAAGCATTGGCATCACCACCGCCTGGCTCACCAGTATTTGTGAGTTCCCCGGGCGTAAATTCTTTCAATGGGCACTATTGCTCCCCTTGGCCGTACCCGCCTATATTATTGCTTATACCTATACCGGCATGTTAGATTTTTCCGGACCTTTGCAAACATTTCTCAGAGAGTTATTTGGCTGGGGGCCTAGGGATTATTGGTTTCCCGAAATACGTTCTTTGGGCGGGGCTATGATGATGCTGTCGCTGGTACTTTATCCTTATGTTTATCTACTCACTCGGGCAGCTTTTCTGGAACAATCTAGCACTACCCTAGAAGCCAGTCGTTCCTTGGGCATGGGGCCCTGGAAAAGTTTTTTTGCCATTGCCTTGCCGATGGCACGACCAGCTATTATCACTGGCCTATCTTTGGCATTAATGGAAACCTTAGCCGACTTTGGCACGGTTGAATATTTTGGTGTTGCCACCTTTACCACGGGAATTTTTCGCACCTGGTTTGGTCTGGGCGATACCGCTGCTGCCTCGCAACTGGCTTCAACACTATTGGTATTTGTCTTTATACTGATTCTGATGGAACGCTTTTCTCGTCGTCAGGCACAATATCATCAACAAATTGGTCGCCAAGCACATGCCCGACGCATTAAACTTTCACCTAAACAAGCCTGGTTAGCTTCGACTGCCTGTGCGATTCCACTGATACTGGGTTTTGGCCTACCTTTTACTCAATTACTGATCTGGACCATAGAAACGGCTGATGAAATGATCAATAGTGACTTTTATGCTCTGGTCGCCAATAGCCTTTCCTTAGCCTTAGTGACATCATTACTGGCCTTAATGCTGGCATTGTTTATGGGCTATGGCCAGCGCTTAAAAAACACCCCCTTTATTCGTTTAATGGTGCGTATCGCTTCTATGGGCTATGCCATTCCCGGTACTGTCATCGCCATTGGTGTGGTCATCCCCTTTGCCTGGTTGGATAATACCGTTGATGACTGGTCTAGAAGCCAGTTTGATTTTTCCACAGGACTGATATTCTCCGGGACTTTATTTGCCCTAGTTTTTTCCTATCTAGTGCGTTTTTTAGCGGTGTCCGTCGGCTCAGTTGAATCATCACTTGGGAAAATAAAACCCTCAATGGATGATGCGGCTCGCTCCATGGGCTTTACTCCATTTCAAGTACTCAAAAAAGTCCATATTCCCATCATGAGAACCACTTTGCTCACTGCTATTTTGCTGGTATTTGTTGATGTGTTAAAAGAACTCCCGGCAACGCTCTTGCTACGACCCTTTAACTTCAATACCCTTGCCGTACACGCCTATGAATTAGCCGCCGATGAACGCCTTGCCGATGCATCCAGTGCTGCTATCATGATTGTGATGACCGGCATTATCCCGGTCATCTTGCTCAGTCTGGCCATTACCAAAAATCAATAG
- a CDS encoding Fe(3+) ABC transporter substrate-binding protein: protein MFSISKKTINILLLASISTFSQALFVQNAGAQTAEVNLYSARKEALIKPIVDIFSQQTGIKVNLITGKADALLQRIKSEGKNTHADVFITTDAGRLYRAKAAGVLQAIQSETLNQAIPANLRDPEGYWYGLSMRARPIFYVKGIVDPKELSTYEALAEPQFKDRICIRSSNNIYNQSLVASMLAADGAEKTQQWANGFVANFARKPKGGDRDQIKGAASGQCDIAIANTYYFGKMIKGKKADQKKAAAAMAIFWPNQNDRGAHVNVSGAAVTKYAKNAANAQKLIEFLASKASQRWYADANFEYPIRKDVPASELLQSWGEFKADTINLNQLGVNNAEAVKIMDRAGWK, encoded by the coding sequence ATGTTTTCCATTAGCAAAAAAACGATCAACATCTTATTACTGGCAAGCATCAGCACATTTTCTCAAGCACTCTTTGTGCAAAATGCCGGGGCGCAAACAGCCGAGGTTAATTTATATTCAGCTCGCAAAGAAGCCTTAATTAAACCCATCGTAGATATTTTTAGCCAACAAACCGGCATTAAGGTGAATTTAATCACCGGCAAGGCTGATGCTTTATTGCAACGCATTAAATCTGAGGGCAAAAATACCCATGCCGATGTATTTATCACCACCGATGCCGGACGTTTATACCGCGCTAAAGCAGCGGGTGTTCTACAAGCCATTCAATCTGAGACATTAAATCAGGCTATCCCAGCCAATTTACGTGATCCCGAAGGCTATTGGTATGGCCTGTCCATGCGTGCTCGACCTATTTTTTATGTTAAAGGCATCGTAGATCCTAAAGAACTATCCACTTATGAAGCCCTTGCAGAACCACAATTTAAAGATCGTATCTGTATCCGTTCATCCAACAATATTTACAACCAATCCTTAGTCGCTTCAATGCTAGCAGCAGATGGTGCGGAAAAAACGCAGCAATGGGCCAATGGGTTCGTTGCTAACTTTGCCCGCAAGCCCAAGGGTGGTGATCGAGACCAGATAAAAGGTGCAGCTTCCGGTCAATGTGATATTGCCATTGCCAATACCTATTATTTTGGCAAAATGATCAAGGGGAAAAAAGCCGATCAGAAAAAAGCTGCTGCCGCCATGGCGATTTTCTGGCCCAACCAAAATGATCGTGGCGCTCACGTCAATGTCAGCGGTGCAGCCGTCACCAAATATGCTAAAAACGCTGCCAATGCACAAAAACTCATTGAGTTTCTCGCCAGTAAAGCATCACAACGCTGGTATGCTGATGCCAATTTCGAATACCCCATACGCAAGGACGTGCCTGCCAGTGAATTACTGCAAAGTTGGGGGGAATTTAAAGCCGATACCATTAATTTAAATCAATTAGGTGTGAATAATGCCGAAGCGGTTAAGATTATGGATCGTGCAGGCTGGAAGTAA
- the lipA gene encoding lipoyl synthase — protein MTNDPQLKNNITKPHQAKLHQQGTVTPAQRFIPIFDHSDKPNGSRMPSYIRQALTSKTNFSSTAASVHENKLVTVCEEAHCPNMNECWNRGTATFMLLGDTCTRACGFCAVKTGKPDKVDQTEPARIAQAVAEMALDFVVLTSVNRDELSDGGATIFAETLTELRKMDDAIGVEFLTPDFRNCQEKAVDIITQALETAPYSPDGTHTKDTRLIWGHNIETVPSLYKEVRKGSKYQRSLDMLRLAAEVARVETKSSIILGLGESEDEVYQVMQDLRANQVSRIALGQYLRPTRYHLPVKKYLPLEQFATYEVMAKELGFSWVKSGPMVRSSYHAED, from the coding sequence ATGACAAACGATCCACAACTTAAAAATAACATCACCAAGCCACACCAAGCCAAGCTTCACCAGCAAGGCACGGTCACACCTGCACAGCGTTTTATCCCTATTTTTGATCATTCCGATAAGCCAAATGGCTCTCGTATGCCTAGCTATATTCGTCAGGCACTCACGAGTAAAACTAATTTTTCCTCAACGGCTGCCAGCGTTCATGAAAACAAACTAGTGACCGTGTGCGAAGAAGCGCATTGTCCTAATATGAATGAATGTTGGAATCGCGGCACTGCAACCTTTATGTTGCTTGGCGACACCTGTACTCGTGCCTGTGGCTTTTGTGCGGTAAAAACCGGCAAGCCGGATAAGGTCGATCAGACCGAACCGGCTCGTATTGCGCAGGCGGTGGCTGAAATGGCCTTGGATTTTGTGGTACTGACTTCCGTGAACCGTGATGAACTGTCTGATGGCGGGGCGACTATTTTTGCTGAAACACTGACTGAATTGCGTAAAATGGATGACGCAATCGGGGTAGAGTTTCTGACCCCTGACTTTAGAAACTGTCAGGAAAAAGCCGTTGATATTATTACGCAAGCCCTAGAAACAGCCCCTTATTCACCTGATGGCACTCATACAAAAGATACCCGCTTAATCTGGGGACACAATATAGAAACCGTGCCTTCATTGTATAAAGAAGTACGTAAGGGCAGTAAATATCAGCGCTCCTTAGATATGTTGCGCTTAGCCGCTGAGGTGGCGCGAGTAGAAACCAAATCCTCAATTATTTTGGGCTTGGGTGAAAGCGAAGATGAAGTGTATCAGGTGATGCAGGATTTACGGGCTAATCAGGTGAGTCGTATTGCTTTGGGACAATATTTACGTCCCACGCGATATCATTTGCCGGTGAAAAAATATTTACCTCTAGAACAATTTGCTACTTATGAAGTCATGGCTAAGGAGCTAGGCTTTAGCTGGGTAAAATCCGGCCCAATGGTACGCTCTTCTTACCATGCGGAAGATTAG
- the arfB gene encoding alternative ribosome rescue aminoacyl-tRNA hydrolase ArfB codes for MNDVPSSTLVISNTVTLSNNEIEMNCIRAQGAGGQHVNKVSTAVHLRFDIRASSLPEIYKEKLLAYKDHHITADGVIIIKAQRFRSQDKNKEDARQRLLEIIKKAMKTEKKRRPTKATRGSKLRRMDKKTKQGQQKKLRRKVAY; via the coding sequence ATGAATGATGTGCCGTCTTCTACGCTGGTCATTTCCAATACCGTGACCCTGTCAAATAATGAAATTGAAATGAATTGCATTCGAGCTCAGGGTGCAGGGGGGCAACATGTTAATAAAGTCTCAACTGCTGTGCATCTGCGCTTTGATATTCGTGCCTCTTCCTTGCCTGAAATATATAAAGAAAAATTACTGGCCTATAAAGATCATCATATTACAGCGGATGGAGTGATTATTATTAAGGCGCAACGCTTTCGTTCACAGGATAAAAACAAAGAAGATGCTCGACAGCGTTTGCTTGAAATTATCAAAAAAGCCATGAAAACAGAGAAAAAAAGACGTCCCACCAAGGCCACACGAGGCTCGAAATTGCGTCGAATGGACAAGAAAACAAAGCAGGGTCAACAGAAAAAGTTACGCCGTAAAGTGGCTTATTAA